In Drosophila miranda strain MSH22 chromosome XR, D.miranda_PacBio2.1, whole genome shotgun sequence, the genomic window GGTTTGTTTTTTTAATGTGCATATGCAAATTCTATTGTTTTGTTGCTGACTATAATTGTACGCAATACGTACGTCGTGCATATGGTAGTGTGAGTGCTGGTGTGTGTGAAAGTATGACAACATGTTTGCATTTGCGTATTGAGCGAAGCAACTCTTCAAGCCGGGCCATGCCCTGGCTTACCCTAGCCCACTCCTTCAGATGAATCACTAAAACTAGAGTAGAAGAGTAAATCTTTGACGTTGACATTACACTACGCTACACTACTCACAGCCACATGCACTCTCATTTGCCACCGCTTATCAAACAAGAGCTGGCTGTtatttacatatatgtgtGTGGACCCCTACTCTCTGTGTATGTGCATATAATGTATATCTTTATCGTTATACGCGCTCTCTGGTGCCCAACAAGTTTCTTATTAGTGGAGATTGGGGAAGATTATGTACATTATTCATATGACGCAAGAGCTTTTCTGCGCGCGTTGTTCCTTTTATTGCATACTTTGCTGAGTTATTGATAATGGCGTCGTCGTCCTGGTGCCTGGCTGCCGCCCCCGTTAGTttgtgtgtttgcgtgtgaGTGCGTGCTCGCTTAAAGGACATTTAGCACATTTCCAGGCATAActcatttcaatttcaatgcAAATTTCCACcaacatacatatttacatatacactcgaatatatgtatgtgtttgtAGGTGGGGTGTATTTACATTTTAGCAGATTACATTTTTTAGTATGTACGGGTACgtacacccccttccacccttCTTTAAACAGATATGCCCCGTCTTCCGTCTTCACActcgcactcacacacacacacgcactccACCCACAACAAGTATCGATTCCTAGGGTTGCCAAGCAGTGCCTAAATCTAGGCCTAGAAATCAAAGCCAGCGGTGACAACCCTTAAActctttgctgctgctttgcatAACCACCAGGaaggatgtgtgtgtgtatatgtacCATATACATACACGTGGGGGAAACTGCGCGGAAACCAATTTCCCAACCATTTAGTTCAGTTTTCGGTGAAGAGCGTCCAGACGCGTGTCCCCGTAGCTAGGAGAAAAACCCTCTCAAGAAACATCCATTTGGccataaaaacaaaataaaaaaacctCCAATTTAAGAGAAAATCGCAAATCAAAGACGTCGCTGCTCTAAACTGTCTCCAGATGTTTCGCAACAGTAAATTGTGTAAATGTCCAGAAACTAGCTGTAATTTGAGCATGGTTGGGTCCAAGTAGTGGGGCAGAGCGAGAGaaggagtgtgtgtgttcTGGTGCTGTggtgctgcctctgctgctggtTCTGCTCCTGCGCTGCCTCAACAAATTTTACagttctgtgtgtgtgtgtgtgtgtgtgtgtgtgtgtgtgtgtgtgtgtgttcgtgtcATGTGACCGCGCGCGCAAAACATTTTGCATTGTTTTTGCTACGTTCTGCTCACGTCGCTGTtccctctgctgctgctttcctTTCCTGTACGCGAAATTTTGGGGGCGCCTAGCGTAAGCATGCGCAATGGTCCCCACAATCTGGCGCTACTACATAGCGCTCACATGTtagcttctgctgctgctgtcccaGCACACGTGTGCAGAATAAGTTCACGAGATTATATTTAAGGCAAGGTTTAATTTAATCCAATTTTCGCTGCCGTGAAGTATGGCGCATTAGCAATTGGCCAATTGGAATTCCAGAGGATCAGCCAGTCCATACggctggtgtgtgtgtgcctgttcCTGTGCCATTTAGGgatagtgtgtgtgtgtgtgtgtgtgtctgagaGTGTGGGTGCGAGGGAGTGCGATAGGAGtgtgtcctgtcctgtcctcgTCCTAGTGAGCATCCCCTCTGTGTGTCTCTCTCGCGCGCGCTCTCACGGTCGCACTCTCTGGGCAGAAGAGGTGCAAATTCCTTCGCACTGGCAGCACACACTCTGCCAgaagtagcagcagcagaggcagcagcagcagaattgGCACCAGCCTCACAGTAGCCAACTGACCAGCTAACCAGAAGCTTACTTTTTGTTGTCTCTCTTGCACGGAGATCCCCTGTAATCTCGCACTGAGAACTAAAGAAACTAGAAATAAAACGGCGATAGAAAAGCTTTAGAATAAGCACCGTTAACGGCGCGCGCGATTCGCTCACTCGATATTTGtttgttcgtgtgtgtgtgtgaagaaAATCAATTGACAGGAATTTTGATTCAATTTTTTGTTAgtttctttctctctgtgaAGTAACACCTTCCGCCCCCGGGCCCCCCGGGCCACACAGATAGATGCTGTAGAACAGACTAGAGCAAAAGAAAAGGCTGCCAAAGTGCGTTCCCCTCACCAATCGTCCACCAATCGAAAGAAAGCGAAAGGAAATAACATTCGTTATTATCGTTACTCTTTTTTCTTGTGGCAGTGCATATTCTACTTCTAGATGTGTGAGTGGCAAGTGTGAGTGCTGCGGGCAACGTGCGCGGAGAGGAGAGATGTAGTttaaacaaacaacaaatatGTGAGTAGCAACAAGCCAGAAATCAGTAAAGGTAACGGCAACGCTAACGGTACCCCAATGTCCGTGTGTGTAAAAAAATCTGTAAATCGAGGTTATCTATACGCACACATGTACAGTGAGTAAGTGTCGCGTGGGGAGGGATAGGGGGAAGGAGGGAGTCAagtgagagcgagagggaTATGCTTACGtacacatatatacatacacagaTTTGAGCAGCAGCATCCTACTCCcctactctctctctctctctcgttctcaTCGTCTTCGTGTTCCTCTCCCGCACACTCACTCACTCTCACTCCCCCCAACGGTGGCATTTTAATCATCATTAGAAGAGGGGGAGgcgggtggggggggggggggaggagtACGGCACACTGTCATTATCACCCCCTCACCCACTGGGCTGGAGTATGGGTAGTGGTaggggggtggggagggggggggtaGGTCTGTCGTCGGTCAGGCGCCATGTGTAAGCTCTCTCTCCTCTCGCTCCCCTCTCAGCGATGTTTGTTTTGCGGGAATTAAATTTAAAGTATGGCAACGATTTGCTTTTCACTTTCCTGTGTGGCTCCCTGTGGCTCCCCCCGATCCTACCCActcgattttttttttttactgttGCGCTCATTTGTCCTGCCGACTCAGCgctatatacacacacacacacacacacacacaaatatacCACAAGTGTGTGAGTATGCCTACTCaattgcgtgtgtgtgtgagtttgTTTGTCAAAGCGTAAAcaattgcaaaaaaaaaaatatacaaaaaaagcaaagaaaaaagcacaaacaacagcaaaaataACGGGGAAAACAAGGAAAAAGGAAAGCTGACTCAAACACGCgactgtatgtgtgtgtgtgcatgagAGTGTGCGAAACAAAAAATCGATTTGTGTGCCATCAAAAAGTGCATATATAGGCAGCCCatatatctacatacatatatccataTATGGGTATCTATGGCATACAcgtgtctctctctgtggGTGTGCGGAGGGGTAGCAAGAAGCATTCATACGTTGTGCAACATAATGTTGCaaacaacgaaacgaaacgactTTCAATTAACGAACAACAATCGTTCGGGGTGGTGATGGGGCGGAGGCCCTTGACAAGGCAGAAATCCATTTAACCTTTGAATTGAATGCAAGTCCCAGATTGATTTCATTCTggggccccccccccccctccgcccCCTCCTTGCCCGCAATGCAACACAACGGGTGGGTGCAGTGGGTTACTGTGTGGATGCATGGGAAGCAAAGTGCTGGTGCTCATGGGGCAATCTTAATTAATCAACGTGTCCCTGCCCCGGAGGAAAGAGGAAAGGCAGAAATCAAGGTTTATGTAATCCCCTGGcactcaacaaaaaaaaaagaaaagaatgaacagaacagaacaggaAAGCAAAAACCACTCTCGATAGACAATTGATGTgcaattgtgtgtgtgtgtatatatgtgtgtgtgtgagtgtctTGAATGCTATCGATATCGGATGTGGAAAACGGGATAACTGTAATCCAGAACAGATGATTAATCTATCAAAAGTGGAACATAATTAAGCTCTCTTGAAGCTCACAAACAATCAAAAATATTGAGTGGATCGAAGTTTTGTTGTTGAATCTGATCAATTTACTTATGCCTATGTATCTTTCCGTTTCCTTCTCGATTTCAGCTATCAATTCAACTATTGCTAACCTAGTTTCACTCCCCAACAAAAGAATCAAAGAAAAATCAAATACTACATCGAGATCTACCAAACATTAATTGCCAAAAACAACAACTAATCACTCTCGGAATCCAGATCCAAATCagagcaaaagcaaaagaaagGGCCAACATTTTTCGGTACTCCTCGCAAGCTGAATCCTTTCCCTCCAGGCACAACACCTCTACACCAAAAGGCACCAACTCTGTCCACAGCCAGCTCTAGTTCCAGCTTGCAACCTCCGACTCTCACTCACTCAACCCGGTAAAACGCTAGAAATAAAAGGAAACCACTTTCGGAAACCACCTTCCCCTTAGCtagaaaaagaaagagagagagagagcgagagagagatcCAGAAGATTGCAGAAGTACAGAGAGTACTGAAAGAAGACGAAGGAGTGTGAtagaggaggagaaggaggacgACTCATGTTAGAAAAATGAAAAAGTTCACATTCAAAGGAGTTCTAGATGGATTTCGACAAAGCGTTCAGCCCCAAGCCACACGACAGGAGCAGGAGATCCAAGAGCAGCTCAAGGCCGATCATTTCACATTGAAGAAAGTAAGATATCGCcagaaaacaaacaaactaATGCTGCCCAACCCAATCATAAGAACCGATCACCCCAAAAAGTGAGCAGACATCGCGACATGGCATCTGTTGCAGCTAGCGGGTGTTTTATCTGGTAGCTGTACCCTTTTGAATCTATCATAAGACACACGCGGCTATGACCGATGCCCAAACCATCCAAGATTCAATAATTAGTAATCAATAATCAGCAATCCCCCCTCCACCGCCCCAGTGGAACTCCCCATCTGGAATCAGCATATATTCATTCCATCTAACGCTCTTAATCTCAACCCTCCCCATCTCTCTTTTCGCAGACCTTTCGCCATGGCTTTCCGTACTCGCCCACATCCTTTGCCTTCGATCCGGTACAGAAACTAATAGCGATTGGGGACAAATCGGGCTACATTCGCATGTGAGTGCCATCCTTATTTTGCTGCTGTGTCTGTATCCTGCCGTCTCTAATTGGAAACACAcatctgtttctgtttctttttctgtttctcctatatttatttatgaatgCTTGAATCGCATGCAGATTGGGAAAACCTGGCGTCGATGCCCATGCCAAACACGAGGGCGAATCCGAGTGCGCCGTGCTCTTTGCCCAGTTCCTGGTCAATGAGGGGGCCCTCGTCACCGTCACCGCCGATGACACCATACACTTGTGGAGCATACGCCAAAAGACGCCgcgcattgtgcaaagtctgAAGTTTCAGCGGGAGCGGTGAGTCCCACCTACGAACCATTGAAGGGATGATTGGATGTTTTAGCTTTTGAATTAACGAGTGAAATATGCCAGTCTATTGGCAATCATCGATGAAACTTGATGGGAAATTTTAAAGTGGTATAGAACACATAGAGCAGTTCTTGGCTGCAGCTATACACCTGCTATACAATTGACCATTGAACTGTAAATCAATTCGAAAGATAAACTCTCCCAGTAACTAGCTGACAAGtcagtacgagtacgagtaggaGTATTACTGTAGTAATTCCTtcaattaaaacaaatatcaTTATCATTCGAAATATGAACGCGAACCTTAGGTCAATTGATATTGCATTGAATTCGTTTACGAATGAAACATATCGAATTAAGATCATTCTTTAATTGTTCTTTTAATAGTTCATAAAATGTATACATGTATATTCTTTTTCGAATCTATACACAAAGAAAACAGTAACTAATGCATCTCTATTAGTTAGCTACTTAATATTCTATCAATTAGAACTTCAAGAACTGGTAGTTTTTGGGCTCTCAGAGCTCTCATCCTTTTGTGCCTTAGAAACAGTATCGAAAGCAATAATTCAAGGGGGATCCATTAGTAATCATTGATGTCATTCATTATCGAaacgtacgagtacgagtatgctTACGTTTTTACATTACGTTTATTTCCATATTGCAGCGTGACTTGCATACACTTGCCCGTGGGCAGCAAATGGCTGTACGTGGGCACTGAGAAGGGAAACATACACGTTGTTCACATAGATACATTTGCACTTAGTGGATATATTATTAACTGGAATAAAGCAATTGAAGTGtaagtacgagtacgagtacgataCTGATGGGAGTCCTTGATTATATGATTTCCATTTCCGTGCTCTGTGCTCTGTGCGCAGGGTTAGAACTAGTCATCCAGGTGCTGTGATTGCGTTATGTGATAATCCATTGGATGCAAACAAGGTGAGTACTGGCCACAGAACCGTGTACATGGGCCTCCGTACTGATTCTTTTGTTCGAAACCTAGTTGCTTATTGCATTTGAGTGCGGGCTGCTTGTGTTGTGGGATCTGAAGGCGAAATGCGCTGAGATACGATGGCAGGCGGCCGAGGCTGTCAAGTCCCTGGCCTGGCACTACGAGGGCAAGTACTTTGTATCATCGCACACGGATGGCTCCATTTGCTCGTGGCCAACTAGGCCCCAGCCGAAGCCCCAGTCGCAGGTTTGTCCGCACGGTAAGTTCTCCTCACTCCCCCGTCTTGCAGCCACCAAACGATCCTGCCTCCTGTCTCCTGCATCCACTGATTGATCTCTGCTCTCTCTGCTTTAGCAAAAATCAACAAAGATGGCAATGCGGAAAAGTGTAAACCGATCTATAAAGTTGACTTGAAGTCCAGCACAACTGGGTGAGCACTTTTTGCTAAACAATTTgcttatgctgctgctgctgctgctttacTATTGATAGTTCATTTCGAATTCATTTTATTTCAGTGAAACTTTCACAATTTTCTCTGGTGGCATGCCGTCGGAGAAGGGCTCAAAGTCGAATTGCATCACCGTGATGGTCGGCAAGGCCACAACGGTGCTAGAGATGGAGCATGCTGTATGCGATTTCATCACCCTCTGCGAGAATCCCTGGCCATGCGGTAAAGTCTCCCATCAGAGGGCATGAGCAGAACGAATCATGGGTTAAACAtcaatatgtacatatgccatTACCTCTGTCTGTTGTTTCCATCTGTTCATCAAAGGGGATCGTCTGCCCGACTAGAATACATACTTTCAAATTGGTTATGCGCTGGTTGCTATGTAGTATTTGCTATAGCTTGCTATAGCAAAGTAATGATGAGTGATTAGATTCATCTGTTTCCATCTATTCCTACAACTTAAACTAGATATGTTTATTATATATTGCCAATACAACTATCATCCTAAGAAAATTGGCAAACTGGCTTAAGATTAGAAAAACATAATTCTCAAGTAGTATTTCCATTTGTGTCTGTTCGCTTATGGGAAATTCGTATAGCGAATGAAATCTACTGCatagtatgtacatatttggAATGTCTGCCTATGCCTTTGAATGAATATCGATCGATTTATTGAACTAATAGTGTTCCTTGTATTTTCCCTTCCGCTTTACAGAGACCCAGGAGCCCTATGCAATAGCTGTGCTGCTTCAATACGACTTAGTATTAATAGACTTATTAACACCCGGTTTTCCCTGTTTTGAATCGCCTTATCCAATGGACTTACACGAATCACCTGTTACATGTTGCACATATTTAACCGATTGCCCATCGGATTTGGTTCCTGCTTTCTATTCAGTGAGTAGTAACCTGCCTCCGCCGCGAGCGTCCCTGGGCCCTGACCCTCAATAATGATATAATGATCTCTCTTGTGTGGTCCATAGGTTGGTCGGACAACGACAAGTAAAAAAAGTTGCTTCTCGGAGCGCGAATGGCCAATATCGGGCGGGGAGTGGTCGCCGGCGTCGTGCAGCTACTCGGAGATTGTCATCACCGGGCACCAGGATGGTAGCCTCAAGTTCTGGGACTCGGGTGCCGGCACACTTCAGATACTCTACAAGCTGAAAACGGCCAAAATGTTCGAGAAGCCGCGCACTCATGCGGCCCAGGCCCACGCGGATGCCGACAATCCACTGGCCGTGCATCTGATATTCCTCTGCTCGGAGTCGCGACGCCTCTGCGTGGCCGGGGCCATGGGGCAGGTGATGTTGTTTAAGTTTCGGAAGGTCGAGTCCACATCGGAGGTCCTCGTGCTGGAAATACCCATACTCTATGAGAATTTTGATGACATTTACGGCACGAGTCCCGAATGCGATTTCCTAACTGGCCATCAGGTGCAGAAAACGGAGTCAAGTGACTCGGACAAGGTACGGTACATGGATCAATTCTCTCCATTCCCAATTGATTGTTTTGCTTCCACTCACAGACGACGGACTGCTCGTTGAAGGTTCGCTTTGGGGCACAGCGGAAGCCGCCGGGCTTTCAGTCGCAGTTGGTCTGCCTCACCACCGGACCCAATCGCCGGAATGTTCAGGTCACATCGCTGTGCATCAGCTCCAGTTATGGCCTGTGAGTAGTGTAGTCCACACACATACGCTTCTCCTGGCTCTCCTCCACTCCTAATGTCATCTCCATCCTGCCACACTCGCCTTAACCATCCATCGATCCATCGATCCATCCATCTAGCCATCCGTCCATCCATCCAGCCACACACGTACACACACCACCAACCACCACTGCCACCTCTACCACCACCAACCCACCAACCAGACACCGGACACGGCAAAAGCGGACTTAAAAGTACCTCAAAGAAACCAAAAGAAAAAGCAaacaagcaaaaaaaaaaacaaacaaatactTAGACGTAGTCTAGTTTGTATTCGTATATGCATGACGTTTTCTGAAAGCGCCTGAGACTTAGccaaagaaaaaaacaaaacaaactcGTAACTCTCGTATCGCTCGTATCGCTCGCCGACTATTAAGCCTCCCCCGCCTCTGCCCTAAGCCCCCTAAGCAGCACCGCTTTTGTTGAATTTGTTTACGTTGTGTATTCCGTAGTATGCAACAGTTGCAAGCAGACCGAGAACCGAGTATCGAGAATCCCACTCCCACCTGGGAGGAAAAAACCCCGCCCGAATCACAAACCAGATGAATAGATCAACAGACAGTTAAAGATACCGATAAAAATACGAACGAACACAGATCCCACGATACCCAAATCGAACCGATCATAACTAGACAAAAAACTATAGACTAGTCGAAAAAACGAACCGAGACTGGAACCGAATTGTAGTGCCTggtgtgtgcgcgtgtgtgagtgATGCGCATCGACAAAATAATTCATTTATTTGTCTTTAGCTTTAGTTTTTATTAGGATTTTTAGTAATTGTATTTCTTGGTATtcccgttttttttttttgtttgaattgattttgttttgTATGCACTTTATCGGGATATGCATATACCCCGCGTACCACGTACATATTACGTATATCTTTGTTTTACTTTACTTTCGCacctttttgtttttaaagTCTCGGTATATTTGTTGGTATTTATTAGTAATTTAGGCTATTTCTCTGGTAATTTCATGCTTTTTCATGAGTTTTGATTTCCACATTTAGTCTGTATTAACCCCTTTCTTGCAATCAGTAAAGTATTTATTGTGAAACAGCAGCAGTTTCTTAGAATTTTCCGcatatttctttattttattCATTTGATTATTGATGCAGTTCAACTATAATGCGCTTTGTTTGTACTATTTTCAGCTCAGAATGTTTTTCTTATTGGTTTGATATcattttggtatttttcttgtatttttttaTGCTATAATTTTTTGTATCTAATTTGTTTCTAATCTATAACTCTTACGTAttctatttatatttatactcgctatttttttcttttgaaaTTTGTTCATATACATTGGTACTTTCCGTTTTCCGTTTCATTTTCATACATTTTCAGTATTTTCAGTGGTATGTTTTTGGTATCGTGTTgcgatacatacatatatgtatattgtatacgtatacgtattgttttcgtttttgtttttggcgtTGATTAGTATGCAGTTGATTTTTGGaaatatatatgaatattttCTGTTTTTAGAATGGCTTATGGTACC contains:
- the LOC108152347 gene encoding syntaxin-binding protein 5 isoform X12; this translates as MKKFTFKGVLDGFRQSVQPQATRQEQEIQEQLKADHFTLKKTFRHGFPYSPTSFAFDPVQKLIAIGDKSGYIRILGKPGVDAHAKHEGESECAVLFAQFLVNEGALVTVTADDTIHLWSIRQKTPRIVQSLKFQRERVTCIHLPVGSKWLYVGTEKGNIHVVHIDTFALSGYIINWNKAIEVVRTSHPGAVIALCDNPLDANKLLIAFECGLLVLWDLKAKCAEIRWQAAEAVKSLAWHYEGKYFVSSHTDGSICSWPTRPQPKPQSQVCPHAKINKDGNAEKCKPIYKVDLKSSTTGETFTIFSGGMPSEKGSKSNCITVMVGKATTVLEMEHAVCDFITLCENPWPCETQEPYAIAVLLQYDLVLIDLLTPGFPCFESPYPMDLHESPVTCCTYLTDCPSDLVPAFYSVGRTTTSKKSCFSEREWPISGGEWSPASCSYSEIVITGHQDGSLKFWDSGAGTLQILYKLKTAKMFEKPRTHAAQAHADADNPLAVHLIFLCSESRRLCVAGAMGQVMLFKFRKVESTSEVLVLEIPILYENFDDIYGTSPECDFLTGHQVQKTESSDSDKTTDCSLKVRFGAQRKPPGFQSQLVCLTTGPNRRNVQVTSLCISSSYGLMAYGTEYGLVIIDIIQKICLLSVACPDLYGAHDPYSRTPKSPKRIENKEEQSRSPSSDQTTAAEELQYNCLYVIVWKFFGKSFNHHNNNSNKKNNNHKQHQSPHQAPHTHSRVNHSHSSQYNHNHNQAQAPPSQHQNTTTPQLHNTTTPHPYTYEYKCVK
- the LOC108152347 gene encoding syntaxin-binding protein 5 isoform X9; translated protein: MKKFTFKGVLDGFRQSVQPQATRQEQEIQEQLKADHFTLKKTFRHGFPYSPTSFAFDPVQKLIAIGDKSGYIRILGKPGVDAHAKHEGESECAVLFAQFLVNEGALVTVTADDTIHLWSIRQKTPRIVQSLKFQRERVTCIHLPVGSKWLYVGTEKGNIHVVHIDTFALSGYIINWNKAIEVVRTSHPGAVIALCDNPLDANKLLIAFECGLLVLWDLKAKCAEIRWQAAEAVKSLAWHYEGKYFVSSHTDGSICSWPTRPQPKPQSQVCPHAKINKDGNAEKCKPIYKVDLKSSTTGETFTIFSGGMPSEKGSKSNCITVMVGKATTVLEMEHAVCDFITLCENPWPCETQEPYAIAVLLQYDLVLIDLLTPGFPCFESPYPMDLHESPVTCCTYLTDCPSDLVPAFYSVGRTTTSKKSCFSEREWPISGGEWSPASCSYSEIVITGHQDGSLKFWDSGAGTLQILYKLKTAKMFEKPRTHAAQAHADADNPLAVHLIFLCSESRRLCVAGAMGQVMLFKFRKVESTSEVLVLEIPILYENFDDIYGTSPECDFLTGHQVQKTESSDSDKTTDCSLKVRFGAQRKPPGFQSQLVCLTTGPNRRNVQVTSLCISSSYGLMAYGTEYGLVIIDIIQKICLLSVACPDLYGAHDPYSRTPKSPKRIENKEEQSRSPSSDQINGGAGNAANASAAANASQQQQLQQQQQQQQPLQQTIGGGGGSDPSLLSSSPGAATTAAASSSASSSSTAAAAAAAAAAASASAAAAAAAGSVYGADDAGAGVASVGVGVGVGGIGSGSGSGSAKAGAGAGGVGGVGVVGVVGVVEHHQQQQQQMQQILVQQQQSSLSSTLAAMQSFDVDSFDCGAGGGGGGAGAGAHQHQYQHPHPHQHQTSVIQQQQSVTSYESLKKSKSQGGSTTEHSVYKLQQTATKLPLTEHSFVGSKRLTANSKTTVNSQNHMNNNKQQLQQTAILQQQMHQQITETTCVLSLSLSYTDTHTYV
- the LOC108152347 gene encoding syntaxin-binding protein 5 isoform X13 — encoded protein: MKKFTFKGVLDGFRQSVQPQATRQEQEIQEQLKADHFTLKKTFRHGFPYSPTSFAFDPVQKLIAIGDKSGYIRILGKPGVDAHAKHEGESECAVLFAQFLVNEGALVTVTADDTIHLWSIRQKTPRIVQSLKFQRERVTCIHLPVGSKWLYVGTEKGNIHVVHIDTFALSGYIINWNKAIEVVRTSHPGAVIALCDNPLDANKLLIAFECGLLVLWDLKAKCAEIRWQAAEAVKSLAWHYEGKYFVSSHTDGSICSWPTRPQPKPQSQVCPHAKINKDGNAEKCKPIYKVDLKSSTTGETFTIFSGGMPSEKGSKSNCITVMVGKATTVLEMEHAVCDFITLCENPWPCETQEPYAIAVLLQYDLVLIDLLTPGFPCFESPYPMDLHESPVTCCTYLTDCPSDLVPAFYSVGRTTTSKKSCFSEREWPISGGEWSPASCSYSEIVITGHQDGSLKFWDSGAGTLQILYKLKTAKMFEKPRTHAAQAHADADNPLAVHLIFLCSESRRLCVAGAMGQVMLFKFRKVESTSEVLVLEIPILYENFDDIYGTSPECDFLTGHQVQKTESSDSDKTTDCSLKVRFGAQRKPPGFQSQLVCLTTGPNRRNVQVTSLCISSSYGLMAYGTEYGLVIIDIIQKICLLSVACPDLYGAHDPYSRTPKSPKRIENKEEQSRSPSSDQINWMELSHDPDHRQCPALICLPLNLLPV